A single genomic interval of Psychroserpens sp. NJDZ02 harbors:
- a CDS encoding acyl-CoA dehydrogenase family protein — protein sequence MKPDLFEAPDYYNLDELLTEEHKLVRDAAREWVKRDVSPIIEEYAQKAEFPKQIVKGLADIGAFGPYIPVEYGGAGLDQIGYGLIMQEIERGDSGVRSTASVQSSLVMYPIWKYGNEAQRQKYLPKLASGEWIGSFGLTEPDHGSNPSGMTTNFKDMGDHYLLNGAKMWISNSPFCNIAVVWAKNEEGRIHGLIVERGMEGFTTPETHNKWSLRASATGELIFDNVKVPKENLLPNKSGLGAPLGCLDSARFGIAWGAIGAAMDCYDTALRYCKERIQFGKPIGQFQLQQKKLAEMITEITKAQLLAWRLGVMRENGTATSAQISMAKRNNVDMALTIARDARQMLGGMGISGEYSIMRHMMNLESVVTYEGTHDIHLLITGLDVTGLNAFK from the coding sequence ATGAAACCAGATTTATTTGAAGCTCCAGATTACTATAATCTTGACGAACTTTTAACTGAAGAACATAAATTAGTACGTGATGCTGCTCGTGAATGGGTAAAGCGTGACGTCTCTCCGATAATAGAAGAATATGCTCAAAAAGCTGAATTCCCAAAACAAATCGTAAAAGGATTAGCAGATATTGGTGCTTTTGGACCTTATATTCCTGTGGAATATGGCGGTGCTGGATTAGACCAAATTGGTTACGGATTAATCATGCAAGAAATAGAGCGTGGAGATTCTGGAGTACGTAGTACAGCATCTGTACAATCCTCTTTAGTGATGTATCCTATCTGGAAATATGGTAACGAAGCACAACGTCAAAAATACTTACCAAAGTTAGCTAGTGGCGAATGGATTGGTAGTTTTGGTTTGACTGAGCCAGACCACGGAAGTAATCCAAGCGGAATGACCACTAACTTTAAAGATATGGGTGACCATTATCTTTTAAATGGTGCGAAAATGTGGATCTCAAATTCGCCTTTTTGTAATATTGCTGTCGTTTGGGCAAAAAATGAAGAAGGTCGTATTCACGGTTTAATTGTAGAGCGTGGCATGGAAGGGTTTACAACACCAGAAACACATAACAAATGGTCACTTCGTGCCTCTGCAACAGGCGAGCTTATTTTTGATAATGTTAAAGTCCCAAAAGAAAACTTATTACCTAACAAATCTGGATTAGGCGCACCATTAGGTTGCTTAGATTCGGCACGTTTTGGTATTGCTTGGGGTGCAATTGGAGCAGCAATGGATTGTTATGATACCGCTTTAAGATACTGTAAAGAACGCATCCAATTTGGTAAGCCAATCGGACAGTTTCAATTACAACAAAAGAAACTAGCTGAAATGATTACCGAAATTACTAAAGCTCAATTATTAGCTTGGAGACTTGGTGTGATGCGTGAAAACGGAACAGCAACCTCTGCGCAAATTTCTATGGCGAAACGTAATAATGTAGATATGGCGTTAACTATTGCTCGTGATGCTAGACAAATGTTAGGCGGAATGGGAATTAGTGGCGAATACAGCATTATGAGACATATGATGAATTTAGAAAGTGTTGTTACTTATGAAGGGACACATGACATCCACTTACTAATTACAGGATTAGATGTTACAGGCTTAAACGCTTTTAAATAG
- a CDS encoding metallophosphoesterase, translated as MFSGKKKLDRAYQQAKVLDFDDTSKFILFSDCHRGDNSFADDFSNNRNIYYHALKHYYVKDFDYAELGDGDELWENISFNAILNAHKNVYMLMKQFHQRQRLHMIWGNHDMVYRNPEYVKKNLSSFFDPKVGKDVELFKDLSYNEAIVLKHKDTKQEVFLTHGHQADWWNYTFWKWSRFMVRVLWKPLNVMGIADPTSPAKNYTELIKVERRTKKWITANNNLITIVGHTHRPRFPEPGDVAFFNDGSCVHPRCITGIEIENGAISLIKWQIATKEDGTLQIVRVLLEGPRRLVDYRS; from the coding sequence ATGTTTTCAGGAAAAAAGAAATTAGATCGCGCCTACCAACAAGCTAAAGTTTTAGACTTTGATGACACGTCTAAATTTATACTATTTAGCGATTGCCATCGTGGTGATAATAGTTTTGCAGATGATTTTTCTAATAACAGAAACATCTATTACCACGCTCTAAAACACTACTATGTTAAGGATTTTGATTATGCCGAACTTGGCGATGGTGATGAGCTTTGGGAAAACATATCGTTTAATGCCATATTAAATGCTCATAAAAACGTGTATATGCTTATGAAACAGTTTCATCAAAGACAGCGTTTGCATATGATTTGGGGGAACCATGATATGGTTTATAGAAATCCTGAATATGTTAAGAAAAATCTATCTTCTTTTTTTGATCCTAAAGTAGGTAAAGATGTCGAGCTTTTTAAAGACCTGTCTTATAACGAAGCGATTGTTTTAAAACATAAAGATACCAAACAAGAAGTATTTTTAACGCATGGTCATCAAGCCGATTGGTGGAATTACACTTTCTGGAAATGGAGCAGATTTATGGTCCGTGTGCTTTGGAAACCTTTAAATGTTATGGGTATTGCCGATCCAACAAGTCCTGCTAAAAATTACACCGAACTCATAAAAGTAGAACGTCGTACTAAAAAATGGATTACCGCAAACAATAACCTCATTACTATTGTTGGCCATACCCATAGACCACGTTTCCCAGAACCTGGCGATGTGGCCTTTTTTAATGATGGTAGTTGTGTTCACCCACGATGTATTACTGGTATTGAGATTGAAAATGGTGCTATCTCACTAATTAAGTGGCAAATTGCAACTAAAGAGGATGGTACTTTGCAAATTGTACGTGTGCTTTTGGAAGGTCCACGACGTTTGGTAGATTATAGGAGTTAG